One Nocardia huaxiensis genomic window, TGATCGTGGCCGGCGGCGTGGAGGGCTACATCAATGCCGTTGCGGTAGCGGGCTTCACGATGGCGCGGGCCCTGAGCTCCCGCATCGGCGAGCCCGAGCGCGCCTCGCGGCCGTTCGACCGGGACCGGGACGGATTCGTCTTCGGCGAGGCCGCCGCACTGCTGCTGGTGGAATCCGAGGACCACGCCCTGGCACGCGGGGCCAAGCCGCTGGCCCGGCTGCTCGGCGCGGGTCTGACCGCCGACGGCTACCACATGGTCGCACCCGATCCGGAGGGCCTGGGCTGCGCCCGCGCCATGCGCCGCGCCATCGAGACCGCCGGCGTGAGCCGCACCGAGGTCGACTCGGTCAACGCGCACGCCACCGGCACCACCATCGGAGATCTGGCCGAGGCCAAGGGAATCGCCGCCGCCGTGGGCACCCACGCGGCGGTGTACGCGCCGAAGTCCGCTCTGGGGCATTCGGTCGGCGCGGTCGGCGCGCTGGAGGCGGTGCTGTCCGTGCTCACCCTGCGCGACCAGGTGATTCCGGCGACCCTCAACCTCGACAATCAGGATCCGGAGATCGACCTGGATGTGGTGCATTCCAAGCCGCGCTACGGTCAGGTCGACTACGTGCTGAACAACTCCTTCGGCTTCGGCGGGCACAATGCCGCCGTGCTGTTCGGAAAGTACTGACGCACAGCGGTGTTCGGGTAGGGCCGCGCTGGGGGCGGCCCTGCCCGATCACTCCCGCCGCTGGGCCCGCTGGTCCAGTTTCCGGTCCAGGTAGGCGTCGACGCGCCCGAGCACCTTGGGCAGCACCCGCCCGCGCAGCCCGGTGATGTTGTCGTTCTGGAAGAATCGCGCCGCCAGCCGCGCCCCGCCGGGTGACACCCGCGTCGCCACATACAGCGCCCGCGCCTCGATGGGCGTCGGCACCACCGCGGGATTGCGCGCGGCCACCCGCACGATGGTCCGCGCGATGCTGTCCGGGCTGTGCGCCGCGAACCGCTGCGCCAGCGACGAAAGGCTCAGCGTGCGAACGGCTTCCGCCTGCCGGGCGCCGTCGGCGTCCGCCTCGTCGTAGATGCCGGTGTCGACCAGCGCGGGACAGACGGCGATGACTCCCACACCGGTCCCGGCGAATTCGAGCCGCAACCCCTCGGTGAGCATCTGCGCGGCGGCCTTGGTGGTGCAGTACGGCGTGCTCAGCGGAATCGGCGCGAAGGCCGCCACCGAGGTGACATTGATGATCCGCCCGCCCCGCCCGGACTCCACCATGTGCCGGCCGAAGTAGGTCGACCCGTGCACCAGCCCCCACACGTTCACGCCCAGCAACCGGTCCCAATCGTCGAGCGAATGCTCGAGAAACGGCCCGGCCGTGATGAATCCGGCATTGTTCACCAGCACCCGGGGGGTGCCGAATTCGGACCGCACATCGTCGGCGAAGTTCTCCATGGCCGCGCCGTCGGCCACATCCACCGCGTACGGCGTCGCGTCACCGCCGAATTCGCCGATGGCCTCCACGGTCTGGTCGGCGCGTTCCTTGTCGATGTCCGCGACGACCACGATCGCGCGCTTGCGCGCGAATCGCAGGGCCGTCGCGCGGCCGATGCCGCCACCAGCACCGGTGATCACGACAACCTCGTTGTCGAAGACTGTCATTGCGGTCCCCTCGCGTCCACCCGAGCCGCACACCTGGCGCCTGCTGTCCCAGACAGTGTACACTCCAGATGTCCAGGGCGAGGAGCAGATTCGACGTGAAACCCTTCCATCCGGGGGTCGCGGTGGTGACCGGGGCCGGCAGCGGCATCGGCCGCGGCACCGCCAAAGCGCTGGCGCGCCACGGCGCCGAGGTGATTGTCGCCGACATCAACTTCGCGACCGCCAAAGACACTGTGGCACAGATCCGTTCGGCGGGCGGACTGGCCTACCCGTACGCCCTCGATGTCGCCGACACCTCCTCCATGCGGGACTTCGCCGACTATGTGAAGCGCAATCACGGCGTCCCCGACGTGGTGGTGAACAATGCCGGAATCCTGGTCGCCGGACCGTTTCTCGATATCCGGCACACCGATCTGCGGCGCATCCTGGACGTCAATCTGACCGCGATGGTCTACGGCTGCCGCCTGTTCGGGGCGCAGATGGCCGAGCGCGGCCGCGGCGGGCACCTGGTGAACATCTCCTCGCCCGTCGGGTTCCTGCCGGTGCGCCTCGGCACACCGTTCTCCGTGACCAATGCCGCCGTCACACATTTCAGCCAGACGCTGCGGGTGGAGCTGGCGCCGCGGGACATTCGCGTGACGGTGGTCTGCCCGGGGCTGATCGCCACGAATCTGCCCGCCACCGCGGTCATGGCCTCGCTGACGCCCGAGCAGGTGGCCATCACCCGGCAGATCACGGTCAAGGCCATGACCCTGTTCGGCATGCATCCGGACCGGGCGGGCGAGCGGATCGTCGAGGCGGTCCGGCGCAATCGGGCCATCGTCCCCATGCGCCCGGAAGCCTGGCTGGCCTACTGGATCTCGCGGGCCTTCCCGCGCACCGCACGCCTGGCCATGCGGATTGCGACCGGTCCGGAAATCGAGCGAATCGTCCGGTTCGCCATCGATCATCCGGCGGTTCTCGGCATTGCCCGCGAGGCGGGCGAGCTCATGCCGTACCGTCGCGGACTGCAAACCTATTGGGAGCCACCGGACTACGACCAACCGGTCGCTCCGCCGATACCGCTGAGGAGATGAGGGTCCATGGCCGAGCAGCCGAATCCGCCCGGGGCAGAAGCACAGGATTCACCCGCCGCCGAACCCCCGGAACGCCGGAATCTGGTCATCCTGGCGGTCATGGCGCTGGCCGTCATCGGAGCGTTGGTCGCCGCCGCGATGGTCGCCGCGGGCTGACCGCCCCGGCCGCGCACCGGGCGGCGAGCCGTCATGCCGTGGCGGTGCGGCTGTCCGCGAACTCGTGCGCGCCGGGCGCTCCGAGGACCAGCTCCTCGAACCGCGCGACCACCTTCTCGAGGTACATACCGAAGAGATCCTCGAACAATGTCAGCTGCGCCTGCGACGGCCCGCTGCCGGACTCCCACACCGCCAGCAGCGCCTGCCACACCAGCACATGCAGATCCGCCGAGACCGCGTAGTGTGCCTCGACCGCCTGCGGCACCTCCGACAGCAGCTCGCCGAGCGAGTTGAGCACCGCGCGCTGCATGTCCTGGCCGAGTTCGGTGAGCAGCCGGCGCACCAGGCCCACCTCCACGGCGAGCAGCCGGGCATGATCGGGCGTCGCGGCGCGCGCCAGGTTCTCGAGTTCCTCGAGGTCGGCGCGCAGCTCCGGCAGCGCCCCGCCCTGGCCGTTCTCGGTGTAGGCGAGCAGCGCGTCGAGCACGATGGCGCGCTCGGTGTCGACGATGTCGCGGAACATCTCGGCCGCGAGTTCGGGTGCGGGCACGGACAATCGGAACAATCGCCGGTACACCTCCACGCCACCGGCCCGCCGCACATCGCGCACGGTGAAGCCGCGACCCCGGTGCGCGTCCACGAATCCGTAGGATTCGAGCCGGCCCAGAACCAGCTGGGCGGTCGCGCGGTTCATGGCGAATTCCTCGGCGACCTGGCGGACGGACGGCATCAGGTCACCGGGCGCGAGCTCACCGATCACCACGCGGCGAGCGAGCTCGTCCGCCACATCGGCGACGACCGTCTGGGCACCCATCGTGTCACCTTTCGACAACTTTCGAATATGTCCCAGACAGTTTAGGCTCTCATATGCCAAACTGCACGTGCGCCCACCGTGGCGCGGCGCACACGATGGGGTGAGCATGTCGATGCGATGGAGCCGGGGGCGGCAGGGGGATGCGGGCGTCGTCCCGGCGCGAAAACTGGTCCGCAACGCCAAGATCGCCACCCTGCCGGTCGCCTACGCGGGACGCCAGGCCGCAGGAGCCGGAAAACGAGCCCTGGGCCGCTCCCCCATGGAGATCGATCTCGACATCCAGATGCGCACGGCCCAGCACATTTTCGAGGTGCTCGGCGAATTGAAGGGCTGCGCAACCAAATTGGGGCAGGTGCTGTCCATCTACGAGCTCGCGTTGCCGAGCGGGCTCGCCGAACCGTATCGGGCGGCGCTGGCCCGCCTGCAGGATTCCGCACCGGTCATGCTGCCCGACACCGTCCGCACGGTCATGGCCGCGGCGCTCGGCGACAGCTGGCAGTGGTACTTCAAGGAGTTCGACGACCGCCGCGCGGCCGGGGCCTCCATCGGGCAGGTGCATCGCGGGGTGTGGTGCGACGGGCGGCCCGCCGCGGTGAAACTCATGTACCCGGGCGCGCGCACGGCCGTGCTCGGCGATCTCGATCAGCTGCGCCGAATCTCCGTGCTGGCGAGCGTGTTCTTTCCCGCCGCCGACGTGAAGGACCTGACCGAGGCCATGTGCGCCTCCATCGCCGAGGAGCTCGACTACGCGGCCGAGGCCCGGCATCAGCAGCACTTCGCCGAGGTCTACGCCGATGATCCGGATTTCGTCGTCCCGCGGGTGATCACCCAGCAGGGCGATGTGATCGTCAGCGAATGGCTTTCCGGCACACCGGTTCCCCGCATTCTCGAGTCCGGCGCCCCCGAGGAGCGCAGCCGGGTCGGCATGCTGATCATGCGCTTCGTGCTCTCGTCATGGGTGCGCACCGGGCTGCTCTACTGCGATCCGCATCCCGGCAATTTCCGGGTGCTGCCCGACGGCCGGCTCGGGGTGGTCGACTTCGGCGCCTGTGTGGCCTGGCCGCCCGCCGACTTCGGCGACCTGCTGTCCGACATCGTGGGCGCGACCCTCGACGGCGGCCCCGAGCGCCTCGAAATCGCCTTTCGCACACACGGTTTCGCCACCACCGGGCGGCCCCTGGACATCCAGGCGCTCTACGAGGCGATGACCCTCATGCTCGAGCCGCTCACCGCTCCCGTCTCCCGGATCGACACCGGCTGGCTGGGCGAGCAGGTGCGCCGCTTCATGGATCCCCGGCTGTCCAATGCCAATCGGCAGCTGACGGCCGATCCCGAGCTCGCGCCGTTCGGACGCGCCATGGTGACCGCCATGGGCGTGGTGGCACAGCTGGGCACCGAGGGTCCGGTCCGCGCCGAATTCGCCCGCTGGTCACCGGAAATCGCGGCGGTGCTGGAACGCCACGACAGCCGCCGGGCCCAGCCCACCGATCTGGGTATCGTGCGGCAGTTGCGCGCGGCCGAACCCCGGCGGCGGATCTCGATCGTCAGCTGACCCTTCCGCAGCCGAAAGATCCTGCGACCGAACGGTTCCCAGCGTTCCGGCCGCGGCGCGCTCCTCATGGCGGCGCACGATCTCGGCCAGCCCGCCCCACCAGCTGAGCAGCTCGCCGCGAATGCCGTCGGTGCCCAGCTGACACAGCAGGCCGAAGCCGGTGACCAGCGTGCGCGCCATGGCGGTGAGCTCGGGCGGCAGCGTCATCTGCCGGAACACATTCGACAGCCGGATCTCGGTGATCGTCGCGACCTGGGCGCGCAGCCAGTCGTCGGACAGCCGGAAATCGTCCCGCAGCAGGACATCCAGGAACGGCGCGACGATCCGAAGCAGCTCCCGCACCTCGAAATCCGCGTCCGGGCGCACGAATCCGTTCGCGCGCAGCGCCGCTTCCACGTCGGCGGGCGTGCCGTTGTAGAGCGCGTCGCCGATCTCGACGACCATGCGCGGAAAGCCGCGCGGATACGGTTCGCAGGCGCCGAAATCCACCACGCCGAGCCGGCCGTCGGGCAGCAGCAGGAAATTGCCGGGGTGCACATCGGTGTAGAGCAGATGGCAGCGATGCCGCACCGTCTCGATGAACCGCACCGAGGCCAGGCCCAGCCGGGAGCGTTCCGCGGGCGCGGCGGTCACGACCAACCGGCTCACGGGCGTGCCGCGCAGCCACTCGCTGATCAGCACCTCGCCGGTGTGCGCGAGCACGCTCGGCACCACGAACTCCGGATCCCCCGCCAGCGCGTCCGCGACGAGCTGCTGGGTGGCGGCCTCACGCGGATAGTCGAGTTCGTCGACCACGAGCGCGCACACCATCTCGACGATGGCCCGCACATCGGCCCCGGGCAGGAGCGCCCCGATGACGCCCGAAAGGCTGCGCAGCAGTTTCAGGTCCGCTGCCACCGCCTCGTGCCCGCCCGGGAACATGATCTTCACCGCGACCTCGCGCCCGTCGTGCCAGACGGCGTGATGCACCTGGCCCAGGGAGGCCGCGGCGGCGGGCCGATCGTCGAACTCGCGGAACCGGGTTCGCCATTCGGGTCCGAGGTTGCGCGCCAGCACCTGATGCACCAGGCCGGGCAGCATGGGCGGCGCGGAATCCTGCAGGCGGCTCAGGGCGGTGCCGACGACCTCGGCGAATTCCCGCGGCACGATCGAGGGCAGGACCGAGCGATACATCGCCGCCATCTGCCCGATCTTGGCCAGGCAACCTTTCAGCTCACCCAGCACGTCCACCAGGTGCTCGGCCGTGCGCAGGTGAATGTCGAGTTCGATCTGCGCGGCGGGCTTTCCGGTCATGCGCTTGCCCAGGCCCACGGCCCGGCGGCCCGCGTAGGCGACGGGTAGTGCGGCGAGTTTGGTTTCGCGGCCGAGGCGGGTCGTCGGCATCGCCTGTGCCGGTGCGCCACGACCCCGGCCCGGGAAGCTGATCACCCGCGCTGTCGTCTCACCCGACTGAGTTCTCACCATCACCACCCACACTCCAACCTGGTGAGCAGTCTGGCACAAGATTGCGACGGGCGTTGAAAGGAAGTGTTTTCAAAAATGGGCCGGACGTACGACCCGCCGCACAGTGGACAGAATCCGCCAGATCACGGGAAAGCCTTGCCGCCCAGGACAATTCCGATAAACTCCGGCAGGGAGGTGGCGTCATGCCGAAGGTTCTTGTCATTACCGGGGATGCCGCCGAGGATCTCGAAGTCATGTATCCCTACCAGCGGCTGCTGGAAGAGGGCTACGAGGTCGATATCGCGGCGCCCACCCGGAAAACCCTGCAATTCGTCGTTCACGATTTCGTACCCGGATTCGACACCTACACCGAGAAACCCGGGCACACCTGGGCCGCCGATCTCGCATTCGCCGAAGTCGATCCGAGTTCCTATGCCGCACTGGTGATTCCGGGCGGACGGGCCCCGGAGTATTTGCGCGGCGACAAATACTGCCGGCAAATCGTGCAGTACTTCATCGACGCCAACAAACCCATCGCGGCGCTGTGCCACGGGCCGCTCATCCTGGCCGCCGCCGGCGTGCTCGCGGGCCGGACCACGAGCAGCTACCCCGCGCTGGAACCGGATATGACGGCGGCGGGCGCGCAGTGGGCGGATTCGCCCGCCCTGGTCGACGGCAACCTGGTGACGGGGCGGGCCTGGCCGGATCATCCGCAGTGGATGCGGGCGTTCATGACACTGCTGCGCAGCGTGGCGCCGCCGACTTCCTGAGCGGAGCGCGAGCGGGCGGTAGGCCCGCACGCGTGTCGTTCGCCGCGGGCGGCAAACGCCGGGTAACACTCAGCATCATGACTGATGTGTCCCGCCAGGACGATTCGCCCGAACTCGGACAGGGCGACTCGCCCGAGTCCCCGCAGCGCGATTCGTTCGTGGCGCGCGTGATCGGGCTGCTGCTGGCCGCCGAACGCGCGATTCGCCCGAACTATGTCGGCATGGTGGTGGCGGCGCTGTTCTTCATCTGGTCGGTGTCGCCGTCGCTGCTGCCGCGCACCTGGATCTTCCAGGGGCTGGTCAGCGGCATCAGCGCCATCATCGGCTACGGGGTGGGCTGCGTACTGGATTGGGCCTGGCGCAAATTCGTGCTGCCGCAGCTGCCCGCACCCTGGCGCGAGGCCAAGCTGTTCAATCTGCCGCAGGGCAGCAGCGATCTGCTGAAGGTGGTCACGCTGCTGGCGGTGTTCATCGGTCCCGCCATCGTGCTGACCCGCTCGGCGCGCTGGCAGCGCGATATCGAATCGGTCATGGGCATGAAGCTCACGCCCACACCCGGCTATCTGCGCACCGAGTTGCTGGGATTCGCGACCGTCGCGCTGGTGATCGGCGTCTTCCGCCTGCTGCGCTGGATGGTTCGCCGCATCACCCGCGCCCTGAATCTGGAACTGCGCATTCCACGGGCGATCGCGCTGCCGGGCGCGGTGGTGCTGGTGACGGTGTTCTGCGTGCTGCTGTTCCAGGGTGTGCTCGCGAAAGCCTTCTTCTCCGTGGCGAATTCGGCGTTCAGCGTGCGCAACAGCAATACCTCCGACTACGCCGTGCAACCGCAGCTGCCGGAGCGCTCGGGCAGCCCGGCCTCGCTGGCGCCGTGGAACACCCTGGGCTCCGAAGGACGCTGGTTCGTGTCGAACGCGCCCACGCGCGAACGCATCGCCGCCGTCACCGGTAAGCCCGCGATCGAACCGATCCGGGTGTACGCCGGACTGGAATCCGCGCCCACGCCCGAGGCCGTGGCCGAGCTCGTGGTCGCGGAACTCGATCGCACGCACGCCTTCGAGCGCAAGGTGCTGGTGGTGGTGACGACCACCGGCACCGGCTGGGTGGATTCCACCACCGCCGCGTCCATCGAGTACATGTACGGCGGCGACACCGCCATCGCGGCCACCCAGTACTCGTATCTGCCGAGCGTGCTGTCGTTCCTGTCGGACCGGCAGAAGGCCACCGAATCCGGCCGGCTGGTCATCCACGCGGTGCACGCGCGCTGGGCGCAGCTGCCGCCGGAGTCGCGCCCGAAGCTGCTCGTCTACGGCGAAAGCCTGGGCTCGCAGGGCTCGGAGGGCGCGTTCACCGGGCTCGACGACATTCGCACCCTCGTCGACGGCGTGCTGTGGGTGGGCCCGCCCAATTCCAATCGCATCTGGAGCGCCCTGGAGCAGCGCCGCGATCCGGGGACGCCGGAGATCCTGCCCATCTACGCGGACGGCCTCGTCGTCCGCTTCGCCGCGACCGCCGAGGATCTGAATCGGCCCAACGCCCAATGGATCTCACCGCGCATCGCCTATCTGCAGCACGCCTCCGACCCCATTGTCTGGTGGTCGCCGGACCTGCTGTTCGAACAACCCGACTGGCTGGCCGAACCGCGCGGCGCGGATGTCTCCAAATCCATGCGCTGGTGGCCCATCGTGACGTTCTGGCAGGTCAGCGCGGATCTGGCCAATGCGCAAGGGGTTCCGTCCGGGCACGGGCACCGCTACGGCACGCTGGTGCTCGACGGCTGGGTCGCCGTCGCCCAACCGGAAGGCTGGACAAACGACCTCGCCGATCGCATACGCCAAGCCCTCGACGAGGACATCGACTGGGAATACGCTCATAAATAGGAGCCACTCCGGCGCCGCGCAAAGCGACTCCCCGGTGCGGGTACAGCGGTTAATGTCGATCCTTACGGCCGCGATGCACACTGCGAATGTCCGCGACACCTCGAGGAGAGTCGATGGCGACGGCAACCCCCGCCGCAGCGAGACGAGCCCTTCCCACCGTCCGAAAAGCCCTGCCGACCCTCGTCGTCACCGTCGCGGTCACGGCCGCGGTGGTGTGGCAGTGGGAGGCGGTGGCGGAGGGCATCGCGACGCTGCTCGCCGCCGACCCGCGCTGGCTCGCCCTGGCGCTGCTGGCCACGCTCGCTCTCTGGCCCACCTCGGTGCTCATGCTGCGCGGCTCGATTCCGCAGGAAACGTGTTCACGCCGGCTGTTCGCGCTACAGCTGGCGTTCCCGGCGATCGGGCTCATTCCGGCCGCCAATCTGCTGATCCGCCTGCGGTTCCTGCGCCGGGAGGGCCTGAGCCACAGTGCGGCGCTGGCCTCCATCACGCTGTTCGGGTTCGCCGCGTTCGTGGTGCGCATTCCGCTCGTCCTCATCGCCGTGCTCGCCACACCCAGCCTCATGAGCCGCACCGGGGCGCAGCCGCCCTGGCACGATCTGGGCGCGCGCACCTCCGACACCTGGCACGGCCTGCTCGAAAACCCATGGCGCACAGCCGCGATCGCCGTCGGCGTGCTGCTGCTGGGCGGCGCTGTGCTGATCGCCGCCGCCGTATTCCTGTACCGCCGCTTCGTCGCCCGCGGCGGCTGGCGCGCGGCCCTGACCCGGCTGCGCGAGGCCCGCGCCAATGCCGCGGCCGCCTGGAAATCGGTGGCCGCCACCGCGCTCCGCCCCCGCCGCGCCGCCGCGCTGTGGCTGTGCGCGCTGCTGCAACCGCTGCTCATGGTGCTGGCGCTGTGGGCGGTGCTACAGGCCGTGGGCGCGCACATGCCGCTGACCGACGCCTTCGTGGTGCATCTGGTCACCGTGGCCCTGGCCCCGCTGCTGCCCTCCCCCAACGGTGTGGCCACCAAGGAGCTCACCCTGGCGGCGGGCCTGACCGCGGTGGCCGGGCTGGCCGGCGGCGTGGCCGTGGCCGCCGTGCTGGGATTCCGGCTGCTCACCTTCTGGAGCCAGATTCCGCTCGGGATCGCCTCTTTCGCCTGGCTGAGCCACCGCCGCGCCGTCTAGCGGCAATACTGGGGGCATGACCGAATCCACCGAACACACTGCGCCGGGCGACGCTTCGACCCGGATGCACGAGGCCGAGACCCGGCCGATGGTCGGGAGTTTCCGATTCTGGTTCACCAACCAGCGGTGGGAGTGGTCGCCCGAGGTCTACCGGATGCACGGGTATGAACCGGGCGAGATCGAACCCACCACCGAACTGCTGCTGGCGCACAAGCATCCCGACGATCGCAATCATGTCGCGGAGGCCATCGAACGATCCGTCGATCAGGGCGAGCCGTTCTCGAGCCGGCACCGCTTCGTGGATGTCACCGGCCGCGAACACAATGTCATGGTGGTCGCGGACCGGATCTTCGACGCCCATGGGAAACCGGTCGGCACCACCGGTTTCTATGTGGATCTGAGCGACACCTTCGCCGAGGCCGCCCGCACCACCCTCGACGCGCACATGCCCGAGCTGATCGAGGCCCGCGCGGTCATCGAACAGGCCAAGGGCGTGCTCATGCGGATGTATCGCATCAATGCCGAGCAGGCTTTCAAGGTGCTGGTGTGGCGGTCGCAGGAGACCAATACCAAACTGAAGGCGCTGGCGCAGCAGCTGATCACCGACCTGTCACAGGTCCCGCCGCCGCCGGCCGCCACGGTGGCCGCATTCGATCACATCCTGCTGACCGCGCACACGCGCATCCCGGCCGAGTGAATCAGGCCGGCGTGCACTCGATGCTCGAATACTTCGCCGCGCCACGCCATTCGGTGCGCGCGACCTTCTTGGCCTGAATCAGCCCCCGGGGCGCCTCGACGGTGACGGCGGGCAGCGTCTCACCGCTCCACGCCTCGGCGGTGCAGGTGTAGGTCGAGCCCGAGGCGTGCGCGGAACCCGCACCGGCCGTGGCGAACAGCGGAACCAGGACGAATACCGCAACCGGCAGACCGAGCAGATACTTGACGCGCACAGCGGCTCCTTCACACGATCATCGAGGTGAGCAAGGCCCAGATTCTTGCACGGCGATCACCGGCGCGCCGGATAGTCGACGATCTCGCTCCGGCCAATCCGCGCCAACTGGGCTTTCCCGCAGACAGATCCGCTCAGGGCATAGAACCGTTCTATGCATCCATCGGATCGCGGCCACTACTCGCGGGGTTCGCGCACGCCGATGCTGAATGCATGACCACCATGGCGTTCCGACACGAAACCCAGTACTCGACCCCTGGCGTGCAGTCCGGACCGTCCGGCGCGCAGCATGTCCAGCGCGACGACCACCGGCCGCTGCGGCATCTGGCCCCCAACTGGTTCGCCGCGGTGATGGGCACCGGCATCGTCGCCAATGCCGCCGCCACCCTCCCCCTGCAGTTCCCCGGCCTGCAGGCCGCCGCCACCGTGGTGTGGGGCCTCGCCTCGGCACTGCTGGTGATCCTGGCCGGCGTGTGGGTGCTGCACTGGCGGCGCTACCCCGACGCCGCCCGCTCGCACGGCTCGCATCCGGTGATGATGCAGTTCTACGGCGCTCCCCCCATGGCCCTGCTGACCGTCGGCGCCGGCACCCTGGTCCTCGGGCAGCGGGTGATCGGGCTCGGCGCCGCCCTGGCCGTGGACTGGGTGCTGTGGTCGGCCGGCACCGCCCTCGGACTGCTGACCGCCCTGGCCATCCCCTACCGCATGATCACCCGGCACAATTTCGATCCCGACGCCGCCTTCGGCGGCTGGCTCATGCCGGTGGTTCCCCCCATGGTCTCGGCCGCCACCGGTGCGCTGCTGATCCCCTACCTGCCTGCCGGGCAGCCCCGGGTCACCATGCTGGTCGGGTGCCTGGCCAT contains:
- a CDS encoding TDT family transporter, with the protein product MTTMAFRHETQYSTPGVQSGPSGAQHVQRDDHRPLRHLAPNWFAAVMGTGIVANAAATLPLQFPGLQAAATVVWGLASALLVILAGVWVLHWRRYPDAARSHGSHPVMMQFYGAPPMALLTVGAGTLVLGQRVIGLGAALAVDWVLWSAGTALGLLTALAIPYRMITRHNFDPDAAFGGWLMPVVPPMVSAATGALLIPYLPAGQPRVTMLVGCLAMFGLSLIAAVLTITMIWSRLLHHGLPAAGMVATVWLVLGPLGQSVTAAGQLANVAPGALPQREADGLDVFALVFGIPTWGFAMLWLALAIAVTVHARKAMQFNMTWWGFTFPLGTCVTGSTVLFGHTGADLFAVVAVALYVLLLALFGVVATRTLRGLWCGELLRPAR